A region of the Ischnura elegans chromosome 11, ioIscEleg1.1, whole genome shotgun sequence genome:
caaaaaagaaaataagctgTCAAGGTTTAAGAACATGCATAACATTCTCACGAACATTAATACAGAAATTTTATGATTAACTGATCTTTCTTAATCTCATGAAACAAAGACAAGTAAGAATTCTTTTAGActgcaaaagaaaaaaactgatgaagcaataaaaaatggACATATGAGGTCAAAATCATTGGAGAAAATAcacataataaatgaaaaaacaaaagattcattttcagtataaataaatatcatcattaacTAATTAATAGTTATAACAAGAGAAAAATGGCTTTTAAGTTAAATAATAGAATTCCGCAAATCTTTTAACTggcttcaaagaaaaatatcaggaGGGTACTAAATTTTAGAACCAATGAGAAGAGATTTGGGAAATTATAGAGAATAAAATTGgaagaacaaaatataaatacataagtaaatgaaacaaaaatccatTAATAACCAGAAGGACAAAATGCACTTTCAGCACACTTTTCTTGAATTAGTCAACTGTTTTGCCTCCATTTGAATGCTCAGGAACAAAGTCAATGGGTTGTGAGACCTATGGTCTCTAGGGGAGCTAGAGAACCCAACAGCTTAGACCAAAAAACCTATACATTCGAGATTTGACTAAATGCCTAACTGACATTTCCTCATAGAGATATAAAGTATTCAATGGAAACAATCACCATTAAAATAGATGTTGCGCTGAGTGGTAAGGACAACATGTGCATTGAAGCcctgggaaaaatattgcaggaaGTTTTGACTGATAAATCGCAGAAAATCCAAATCTGAGAGACATAGCGAACCAGTTGCAACAAAAAATAGCTTTCAGGCGAGAATAGGTAAAAATTAGGAGGAAAAGGGATGGACAAGAAGCCTCATGAAGCATCATTTGGTGGACCTTCACAAAATCAACTGAGAAGTTGTTTACAGGCTAAAATAAATTAGATGGAGAGGTTCCTAAGGCTATAGCTCAAAATATTAGTACAGGTGCTTCGGCTTCTAGAAGAATTCAACTTGAATTTTTTATGAGTAGGACTGAGCAgcataacttttcaatggaaTAATTTTCTCCTGGAGCATGATGAGGATAACCCAAATCAGCTAAAAGAAAACTACAAACACTACAACTGAAAAATTTGTCCTCACCTGTACTCTGATGGTTCTCATATTGCAGTAACCCGCTTTCTTTACCCTTCCATCTTTGGGAGGATCAACGCATAAATTCCCTTGGAAAAGTCCTTTACCGGCATTGCTCCTTATCAGTTCACATGTACTCTGCCCCTGGTTGTGGTCACTGTCACTTGAAGTTACCCACTGAGATAATGCTTCCGGAGATCCGAACTGCCAACAGATGTCCAGCTCATCTGCCCGGGGGAGATAAATGCACATCATATGAATATACAATTAGAGATGATTGCTCATTACTACATTACAAttagtattttctcagatgcatGCCGGAGTTATAAAGAAATAACCAGTGGACGTTAAAAGTTGAGAAAAACGCGTTGAATAAGCGATCGCAATCAACTATGCAAGATGTCAATCCATCGGAGGAATTTCATCCATTCTCTGGAGTAGTAGTTTTAAAGATTCTCTGATCTTCGGCTGATTTTGGTTTCACTAGGTACTTgaactttaaaatattcaagtATAAAATCGCCAAAGCTCAAAACAtctctataaataaaaaatgactcaCATTTGAAGTGCAGAACGAATGAGAAGGATAACCGATTtttagttaagaaaatattataccaTTCACCTATTATTAGCTTCAGTTGACATTATCCGTAGGAGTAAATCAGTTTCTTCAATGAAACGATTTCCGATAATCAAAACTGCGCAATTCTACGCCTACGTGTAATTGAGTTATCAagatattctataaaattaattaagCTGCGATTTTTACCTGGTCTATAAACCAAAACAGGGTCATTTTCCAgtgtttctttcacttcttctttCCACAtctgtatttcttttttcaattccttGATTCCATCGCGTATTAATTGAACTTTCGAAGGCATTTCAACAGTAGAAGGATAACCACTCCGTGGATCTCTCTCCCAAAAGGTGAATAACGGATTGGATGTATGCATTAGCTTCACAATGCCGCCAAATGCAGTAACATTCCATTTGTTTTTAGGGTGCAGTGACACACAATGTTTTGGTGACAAACTACTGAAGTCTCTATACCCTGGATGCTTCGAAAATGAATAATATCTCCTTGAAACTATTCTGAGCACACAAGGATAACCAATTACTGCCATAATTTAACGTTTTTAAATCATATTAAgcaataaaaacacaaatatcaCAGTATAAACAACATATTTCGGCTTGCAGCAGACTCCAATGCAGAGCGCAGCCTACATTAcgcttttcttttgtttatttcaaCGACAAAAGGATAAAGAAATTCGGGCAAAAATCCCGCCATTTTTTAATTCGAATAAAAGTGGCTAGACGTGtaagaacgaaaaataaaatgttaatacaATGGTTCGTTATTGAGAAAGTTCCTTCACAGACATAATTATGTGTATTTGGGTTAGGAAATAACTGCTTTTAGAATATACTCAATCTCAGGTTCTCTACCACGTTTGTGCTTATTTGGCAGGCGTTACATCTTCTATGTCCGCTTCAGCTGGCTTAAAAAAAAGCTAATAGGAAAGATAAAATATGTAGTAGCCCTTGAATCGTTGAATTAGCTCCTGACGAGTAAAAATAGTTTCTAGAGAAAGGGAAACACTCAAATGAAATTGAAGAGATAGGTTGGAAAAGGTATATTTTCTATTGCATGCCcctgtgtaaaaatatttaacacttatgtttcttcaaattaatattttctcttgtcCCACCTCCGGATTTCTCAGGAAAATTTGACCGGTTTAAATTTTCCTGGGAATATTTTCTGTGGATTGATTCTgctcattttaattaaattactagGAATAAGAGGCCCAAATATCAAATGTGTTTCATATATTTCAGCAGTAATAGTATTCTCTTCGCCTCACGAATTTTGAATGTTTGTCATTTCATTATAATAGAACATAGTAAGGGGCTGTGAAATCTTAAATTATCATTCGTTTCATCAAGTCCATCCGAAAAGGTAAAGGCATATTTGTTGTGGCGGTTGGCAATTTTCAGCGCAGCTCATAAAaataggggggtttcctatttttttcattgcctaaatcgaaatattatcactcctggagtacgtatttaacgcttttagatttttaaatgacgatatctattttccgctttattaaatgaaaagtgaaaattttcaagcgcccgaaaacgcgacggctaaatataaatgctgggaaaactccgtgtgacgtcgttctggttcccgctgccgcaagtgaggtgaccttggggcgaggctttgagtgctgatacgacgcaggatgctaacaggtagcagagtaccttgctagcaggtagcgcttggcttaaataaggataattaataccttatcaaacgaagaaaactttccgaccttagccagtgttaataggtgattattaagacatgtttccctgagcgctgtgcctcatgcatgcattgataatctctgatgatgtaaaactcctatctactcgtatagaaactaggtccctgtgacgtcacgtgtagtggcatcgtataggcgccaatctgccctttttcaaatgcggttaaagttgaccattgctattcgtctaaaccggtatttctgaaaccaaataatttgtatattatgaatacactaattgtgggtaacgaatcgcaatcaatgc
Encoded here:
- the LOC124168194 gene encoding complex I intermediate-associated protein 30, mitochondrial, whose amino-acid sequence is MAVIGYPCVLRIVSRRYYSFSKHPGYRDFSSLSPKHCVSLHPKNKWNVTAFGGIVKLMHTSNPLFTFWERDPRSGYPSTVEMPSKVQLIRDGIKELKKEIQMWKEEVKETLENDPVLVYRPDELDICWQFGSPEALSQWVTSSDSDHNQGQSTCELIRSNAGKGLFQGNLCVDPPKDGRVKKAGYCNMRTIRVQKSFKRDSFHDWTMYTHLVMRIRGDGRPYLLNISTAGYYDLFWNDIYSYALFTRGGPYWQVSKIPFSKFFLSSKGRIQDKQAPLALDRVSHLGITMGDKVNGPFRLEIDYIGLEFDPGHTEKFAYEMYRTPKYVAAT